A section of the Phaseolus vulgaris cultivar G19833 chromosome 8, P. vulgaris v2.0, whole genome shotgun sequence genome encodes:
- the LOC137825131 gene encoding uncharacterized protein, whose product MEDPEAHLTAFHMQMMLVGGSDAVRCKLFMSTLTGMAMDWFISLPDGHITSFAQLSQLFCEQYIANRAPPPVSYDLFNVKQYQGETLKEYINRFGAQVVKVGTTKEPMIVYAFRKGMCPGPFCESIIGSRPLTFAEIRRCAVEHIATEGEDLIVVPNIADRLRPLVNADKVLGLHKDVWCEFHQAFGHHINKYLALGHQLDEFVNNGFLKDYLAGSSTAAALTVPEEDQAHEMPIHGEVHTISGGFSGGGCTSYQRKRYVRSVNSVAEEGLDDPWESDLVFTKADLRDVVPHDNDPMVISVVTVGRRVHRVLVDQGRSADVMFWSTFNKMQLSPNLLRPYKGCLYGFAGDQVEVRGYLELRTTCTDGTTSRTESIRYLVVNANLAYNILLGRTSLNRLRAVASTRHMKMKLPDLSGRVIMIKSVQEEARKCYDNSLKTKRGVFMVMERPPIAETPMEVEPLEEAEPVEATPAEAVPAEEAPRGLHPWKEYLVRPRPWKKYPGTPRQRKKYPRMPRPQRRRLEEKAGEVSLALRALRTGDPSQRKTWWRVRLWARSSNWGDC is encoded by the exons atggaggatcctgaggcacatctcactgcgttccacatgcagatgatgctggtaggcggctccgacgccgtaaggtgcaagctcttcatgagcacgttgactggaatggccatggactggtttaTCAGCCTTCCAGACGGCCATATCACTTCCTTCGCACAACTCTCACAGCTGTTTTGCGAACAGTACATAGCGAACCGGGCTCCGCCACCGGTATCGTATGATTTATTCAACGTAAAGCAGTATCAAGGCGAAACATTGAAagaatacatcaatcgcttcggggcgcaagtggtgaaggttggcaccacgAAGGAGCCAATGATCGTCTACGCGTTCAGGAAGGGGATGTGCCCCGGACCTTTCTGTGAGTCAATCATCGGAAGCCGCCCCCTTACCTTTGCAGAAATAAGGCGTTGCGCGGTGGAGCACATCGCCACAGAGGGCgag GATCTAATCGTCGTGCCTAACATAGCAGACAGGCTGAGGCCCCTAGTGAATGCTGATAAAGTGCTGGGACTCCACAAGGACgtgtggtgcgagttccaccaagcgttCGGGCATCACATCAACAAGTACTTGGCGCTGGGCCATCAGTTGGACGAGTTTGTGAATAATGGTTTTCTAAAGGACTATCTGGCCGGGTCTTCTACGGCCGCGGCCCTGACGGTACCAGAGGAGGATCAGGCACATGAGATGCCGATCCAtggagaagtgcacaccatATCTGGTGGCTTCTCAGGAGGAGGATGCACTTCCTATCAGCGCAAGAGGTACGTGCGATCGGTGAATTCAGTAGCTGAGGAAGGACTGGatgacccgtgggagtcagaccttgtGTTTACAAAGGCTGACCTACGCGACGTCGTCCCCCATGATAATGACCCCATGGTCATTTCGGTCGTCACCGTTGGGAGAAGGGTACACCGAGTCCTCGTGGACCAGGGCAGATCCGccgacgtcatgttctggtccacattcaacaagatgcagttgTCCCCTAACCTGCTGAGGCCATACAAGGGATGTCTGTATGGGTTCGCGGGGGACCAGGTGGAGGTACGtggctacctggagttgagaACGACGTGTACAGATGGAACGACGTCacgtaccgagagcatccgaTACCTAGTGGTGAATGCCAACTTagcctacaacattttgttgggaagGACTTCATTGAATAGGCTAAGGGCAGTGGcttccacacgccacatgaagatgaagttgccagatcTTAGTGGACGGGTGATCATGATCAAGTCAGTTCAGGAGGAGGCCCGAAAGTGCTACGACAATAGCCTAAAAACAAAACGGGGAGTGTTTATGGTGATGGAACGCCCGCCCATTGCagagacgcccatggaggtggAGCCTTTGGAGGAGGCAGAACCCGTGGAGGCGACGCCTGCCGAGGCCGTGCCCGCGGAGGAAGCGCCCAGGGGGCTGCACCCTTGGAAGGAGTACCTGGTGAGGCCTCGCCCATGGAAGAAGTATCCGGGGACGCCTCGCCAACGGAAGAAGTATCCGAGGATGCCTCGCCCACAGAGGCGACGCCTAGAAGAGAAGGCCGGGGAAGTGAGTCTCGCGCTGAGAGCGCTCAGGAC